From the Primulina tabacum isolate GXHZ01 chromosome 15, ASM2559414v2, whole genome shotgun sequence genome, one window contains:
- the LOC142527506 gene encoding ubiquitin-conjugating enzyme E2 5-like — protein MSSPSKRREMDLMKLMMTDYKVEMINEGMQEFNVEFHGPKDSPYQGGVWRIRVELPDAYPYKSPSIGFVNKIYHPNVDEMSGSVCLDVINQAWSPMFDLVNVFEVFLPQLLLYPNPSDPLNGEAAALMMRDRNAYEQRVKEYCEKYAKAEDVGALQDEKSSDEELSEDEYASSDEEVAGKADP, from the exons ATGTCTTCCCCCAGCAAACGCAGGGAAATGGATTTGATGAAACT GATGATGACTGATTATAAGGTGGAGATGATCAATGAAGGCATGCAGGAGTTCAATGTCGAATTCCATGGACCCAAAGACA GTCCTTATCAAGGAGGTGTTTGGAGGATAAGAGTGGAGCTTCCTGATGCTTATCCATATAAATCTCCCTCCATTGGTTTTGTGAACAAGATTTACCATCCAAATGTTGATGAAAT GTCAGGGTCTGTGTGTTTAGATGTTATCAATCAGGCATGGAGCCCCATGTTTG ACCTAGTTAATGTGTTTGAAGTGTTTCTTCCACAACTTCTATTGTATCCAAATCCATCAGATCCTCTGAATGGAGAGGCGGCAGCTCTGATGATGCGTGACCGCAATGCATATGAACAAAGAGTTAAAG AGTACTGTGAGAAATATGCAAAGGCTGAAGATGTTGGAGCCTTGCAAGATGAAAAATCTAGTGATGAGGAGCTGAGTGAAGATGAATATGCCTCAAGCGACGAGGAGGTAGCTGGAAAAGCTGATCCATAA
- the LOC142526038 gene encoding uncharacterized protein LOC142526038, translating to MLASMLNDLQTCFEEAVNAADIYGHLQELYGEQTRPLRHAIVKEFMTSRPQEGASVHEHGVRMVGLIEKLVGLDLVIPNELSTDILLLSLSSLFDGFVVNFNMNKLEDSLKELVNMLTSFEATCFPRLFFIWDEKWAKGEGKEAFSSFQDKQTQQEASSKHF from the coding sequence ATGTTAGCTTCTATGTTAAACGATCTGCAGACGTGTTTTGAGGAAGcagtgaatgctgctgacatttatGGCCACCTACAAGAGTTGTATGGTGAACAAACGCGTCCACTGAGGCACGCTATTGTCAAAGAATTCATGACATCACGTCCGCAAGAAGgagcctcggtccatgagcatggcgtGAGGATGGTTGGGCTCATTGAAAAGCTAGTGGGCCTGGACCTTGTTATACCCAACGAACTGTCTACGGACATTTTGCTATTGTCACTGTCATCTTTGTTTGATgggtttgtggtgaacttcaatatgaacaagttgGAGGACAGCCTTAAAGAGTTAGTCAATATGCTGACTAGTTTTGAAGCCACCTGTTTTCCTCGTTTGTTCTTCATCTGGGATGAAAAATGGGCCAAaggggaagggaaagaagcattCTCATCCTTCCAAGACAAACAAACCCAACAAGAAGCAAGTAGCAAACACTTCTAA